Within the Acinonyx jubatus isolate Ajub_Pintada_27869175 chromosome E4, VMU_Ajub_asm_v1.0, whole genome shotgun sequence genome, the region ACTCAGTACCTGTGGCAGTGGAGCCTGCTGTGAACCCACTGCCcctggcactgcagcctccagtgaccCACTGCCTGCGACACTGCCCCCTCCAGTGAGCACAGTGTACGTGGCACTGCACTCTACAGTGTACCCAGTTCCCGTGGCAATGCACCCTCCAATGAAACCAGTGCCCAGGGCACTACACCATCCAGTGAACAAAGGGCCGACGGCTCTGCAGCCTCCATTGAAGCCAGTGCCCGCCGAAATTCACTCTCCATTGAACCTTGGGTCCGCAGCACTGCAGCCACCAGTGAAGCCAGTGTCCGCGGCATTGCAGCCTCAAGTGAAACGCgtgcccgcagcactgcagcTTCCATTTATCCCAGTGATCCATGCATTGCagtctgcagtgaacccagtgcccacagcactgcacCCTGCAGTGAACATAGTTCCGACTGCACTGCAGGTCAAGGATCCCAGTGCCCATGGCACTTCAGCCTCCAGGGAACAAAGTGCCTGCGGcaatgcaccctccagtgaacccagtgcccgtggctCTGCAGCCTGCTATGAACCCAGTTTCCGTGGCTCTGCAGCCTCCATTGAAGCCAGTGCCCGCCATACTGCACTCTCCATTGAACCTTGGGTTCGTGGAACTGCAGCTGCCATTTGAGCCAGTGCCCGTGGCATTGCAGCCTCAAGTGAAACCCgtgcccacagcactgcagcctccagtgatcCCAGTGATCCGTGCACTGCAGTCTGCAGTGAACCAAGTCCCAACAGCACTGCACCCGGCAGTGAACCCAGTTCCGACTGCACTGAAGGTTCCAAGGATCCCAGTGCCCATGGCACTTCAGCCTCCAGTAAACAAAGTGCCTGCGGTAaggcaccctccagtgaacccagtgcccgcagcactgcagcCTGCTATGAACCCAGTGCCCGAGGCTCTGCAGCCTCCATTGAAGCCAGTCCCCACCGTACTGCACTCTCCATTGACCCTTGGGTCCGCGGCACTGCAGCCGTCAGTAAAGCCAGTGCCCGCAACATTGCAGCCTGAAGTGAAACCCATGCCCACAGCACTGCATCGTCCAGTTATCCTAATGATCCGTGCCCTGCagtctgcagtgaacccagtgcccacagtACTGcaccctgcagtgaacccagttccgACTGCACTGCAGTTTCCAAGGATCCCAGTGCCCATGGCACTTCAACCTCCAGTGAACAAAGTGCCCGCGGcaatgcaccctccagtgaactgGGTGCCCGgagcactgcagcctgcagtgaacccatgGCCTGGGGGTCTCTACCCTCCAGTGAAGCCAGTGTCCCTGGCattgcaccctccagtgaacccagtgcccgcggctCTGCATCCTGCAGGGAACCCACAGCTTGCGGGTCTCTACCGTCCAGTTAAGCCAGTGTACCTGTCACTGCAaactccagtgaacccagtgcccatggCACTACACCATCCAGTGAACAAAGTGCCCGCAGCACTGCACCATGCGGTGAACCCAGTTCCCGATTCTATGCAGCCTCAAGTAAACCAATTAcccgcagcactgcagcctccagtgaacccccTGAccgcggcactgcaccctccattGAAGGCAGTGCCTGccgcactgcaccctccagtgaacccattGCCGGTGGAACT harbors:
- the LOC128312989 gene encoding uncharacterized protein LOC128312989, with translation MHPPMKPVPRALHHPVNKGPTALQPPLKPVPAEIHSPLNLGSAALQPPVKPVSAALQPQVKRVPAALQLPFIPVIHALQSAVNPVPTALHPAVNIVPTALQVKDPSAHGTSASREQSACGNAPSSEPSARGSAACYEPSFRGSAASIEASARHTALSIEPWPQVKPVPTALQPPVIPVIRALQSAVNQVPTALHPAVNPVPTALKVPRIPVPMALQPPVNKVPAVRHPPVNPVPAALQPAMNPVPEALQPPLKPVPTVLHSPLTLGSAALQPSVKPVPATLQPEVKPMPTALHRPVILMIRALQSAVNPVPTVLHPAVNPVPTALQFPRIPVPMALQPPVNKVPAAMHPPVNWVPGALQPAVNPWPGGLYPPVKPVSLALHPPVNPVPAALHPAGNPQLAGLYRPVKPVYLSLQTPVNPVPMALHHPVNKVPAALHHAVNPVPDSMQPQVNQLPAALQPPVNPLTAALHPPLKAVPAALHPPVNPLPVELHHAVNPVPASRQSAVNTVSMALHPPPPLKPVPAVLHSPLNLESAALQLPVKPVPRTLQTPVKPVPTALQPPVIPVFRALQSAVNPVTTELHPAVNPVPTTLQVPGIPVPMALQPPVNKLPTAMHPTVNTVTAAMQHAVNPGPVGLYLQRGQCPWYCTLQ